CCCCAACCCCACGCTTAAATTCTCGCTTGAACTTTTAATATAGGGCTTATGAAAGTCCTCTAAACACACACAGCCCGCGCTTTCTTGCCACAAACCGCTCTCTAAATATTTTTCTATTTCGCTGAAATCAAACGCCTTTAAACGCGCTCTAAAAACCGATAGATCCAGCCATTCTAATGCGGGAGAAATCAATGCAGAGCAGGTTAAAACCTCTATTTCATGACCATTTTGGCATTTTAAAAATTCAAGGGCTTCTTGTTTGTTTTTAGCTTTTCGTTGCATGCGATTACCCACGCTCACCACGCTATCAGCCACCACGATAGCGCAGTTGTTTGTGAGCAATTCTTTAGCTTTTTCTAATTTCCCCTTGCACGCTAAATAGACAAACTCCCTAGGGTCTGTGGTTTTTAGGCTTTCTTCATCAAAATGAAGCGCTTTTTGTTCAAACCTAATCCCATGCTCTTTTAAAAGATTTGCCCTAGCACCAGATTGAGAGCCTAAAATAAGCTCCATGCTATCCCTCTAAAGCTTTAAGAGCGGTGTTTTTCGCCAAATTGAGCGCGGCTTGCAATTTTTCAATATCCTTGCCTCCAGCGCTCGCAAAATCGCCTCTTCCGCCCCCTTTGCCCCCTAAAATTTGTGCCACTTCATTAGCCCACGCATTCGCTTTTATGGGCGCGTTTTTCACCCCGCATGCGAGAGTTATTCGCTCATTTTCTTTTTTAAACACCATAGCGAGCAATCTTTCATGCTTGCTTTTCAATCGGTCAATCATTTCTTTAATGTCGCCCTGTTCCACTACGCCCACCACTAAATTCACGCCATGGATTTTTTCAACCGGTAAATCCACAGAAACGGGGGTTTTTTGGCTGTTTTTCACGCTCTCTTTAAGCTTGTTAATGCCGGCTATCACATCGTTATTTTTTAATGCAATCTTAGCGTTTTTAAGCTCTTTACTCTCTTCTTTAGCCAGTTGGTAAAAGGCTTTCCCGCACACCGCTTCAATGCGTCTGACCCCGCTACTCACCCCGCTTTCTTTTACAATCCTAAACCCCCCAATCAGCCCGGTATTTTCCACATGAATTCCCCCACACAATTCAATGGACGCTTCTTTAAAGCTCACCACCCGCACATTTTCAGCGTATTTTTCACTAAATAACGCTAACGCTCCCTTATCTTTAGCCTGATTTAAGGGCATATGCTCCACCTGGCTATTTAGGTGCTTGAAAATTTGAGCGTTGACTAAATCTTCTACTTTTTCTAGCTCTTCATCATTGAGTGCTTTAGGGTGTGAGAAATCAAAGCGCAATCGTTTGGATTCCACTAAACTCCCTGCTTGACTCACATGCGGGCCTAAAACTTCTCTTAAAGCGCTCTGCAATAAATGCGTCGCGCTATGGTGTTTGGCAATTTCTAAGCGTTCATCGCTCACTTGAGCGATCACTTGATCGCCTTTTTTTAGCGCTCTTTTGATTTCAAGGAGCGAAAAATTAAGCCCAAAAAAGTTTTTTGTATCCAACACTATAGCCGCTTCTTCATTGTCCTTTAAAAGCGTGCCCCTATCGCCTATAGCCCCCCCACCCTCAGCGTAAAATGGGGTTTTTTCTAGCAACACCCAAACTTCTTGGTTAGGATTTGCCTCTGTTATTTCTTTAAAATCGCTATCAAAAAACCCTAAGGCTTTAGCAGAGCATTCTGTCGTTTCATACCCCGCAAATTCGTTGGGTGCATAAGCGTTTAAAATAGCGCTAAAATCAGCGTTATTTTGTTTGCCTTTCCATGAAGCTTTAGAACGTTTCACTTGCTCTTGCATGCAAGATTCAAAGCCTTGCATATCCACGCACGCCCCATGACTTCTTAGCATGTCGTTCGTTAAATCCAAAGGAAAACCAAAAGTGTCATAAAGCTTGAAAGCGATCTTGCCATCAAAAATTTTATTTTCATTCAAATGTTCTAAAGACAAGTTAAACAATTCCATGCCCGATTCCAAAGTTTCTAAAAAGCGCTCTTCTTCTTCAAAGCATTCTTTCATTACCATTTCTTTAGATTCTTTCAAATACGCATGCGTGTTAGAAAATTGCTCGCACACCACGCCCACGACTTTGTATAAAAACGATTCTTTCAAGCCCATTAAATACCCATGCCTTAAGGCTCGCCTTAAAATGCGCCTTAAAACATAGCCACGGCCTTCCTTATTGAAATGCACCCCTTGAGCGAGCAAAAACGCTACCGCCCTTGCGTGATCGGCCACTACCCTAAAGCTTGGTTGGAATTCGCTCGCATAATCCAGGCTTGTAAGCTCGCTGATTTCTTCCATTAAGGGTGCAAATAATGAAGAATCAAAGTTATTGAGCTTATGTTCTAACAGCGCTTGCACCCTTTCTAATCCCATGCCTGTATCAATGCTAGGCTTTGGCAAGGGGGACAAAACGCCATCATTAGAACGTTCGTATTGCATGAACACCAAATTCCAAATTTCTAAAAACCTATCGCCCTCGCCCCCAAAATAATCCTCGCTCCCCTTAAAGTGTTTTTCGCCTTGATCAATATAGATTTCACTGCAAGGCCCGCAAGGCCCGCTATCGCCCATTTGCCAGAAATTATCTTTATCGCCCATTTTTTTAATCCTGTCAAAAGGCACAAACTTTTCCCATAGCTTAACGGCTTCATCGTCTTTTTCATGCACGCTGATATATAAATCTTTAGGCTTAAACCCTAAATTCTTGGTTACAAATTCCCACGCAAACAAAATCGCTTCTTCTTTGAAATAATCCCCAAAAGAGAAATTCCCTAACATTTCAAAAAGCGTGTGGTGTCTTGCGGTATAACCGACATTTTCCAAATCGTTATGCTTGCCACCCGCTCGCATGCACAATTGCGAACTTGTCGCTCTGGGAATGCTAGGGCGCGGCACCATCCCGGTAAAAATATCTTTAAATTGCACCATGCCGGCATTGGTAAAAAGCAAGGTAGCGTCATTAGGCACTAAAGGCATGCTAGGATAAACGGCATGCCCCTTATTGCGAAAAAATTGTAAAAATTCGTTGCGAATATCCATGGGTATTCCTTTTTGTTGTTTTATCGTGCATTTTAAGGCTATTTTATAGCTCTTTTAAGTTGTTTTTTTAAAAAGATAGTTTATTATACTTTAAACATCCAAACTTAAAGGAGAAAACCATGTTCCATGAATTTAGAGACGAAATCAGCGTGTTAAAAGCGAATAACCCGCATTTTGATAAGATTTTTGAGAAACACAACCAGCTTGATGATGACATCAAAACCGCTGAGCAACAAAACGCTAGCGACGCTGAAGTCAGCCACATGAAAAAACAAAAATTAAAATTAAAAGACGAAATCCACAGCATGATCATAGAGTATAGAGAGAAGCAAAAATCTGAACGCGCTTAAATCATCTTTGTGAAAACACGCCAAAACGCTTTTTAAAAGGTGTTTTGGCTTTAACGCTTAGTTTAGATTTAACGCTTTGATTTGAATTAAAGCGTTAGGTTGTTTTTAGCTTTATTCCCACCATAAGCTTTATTAATTTTAGCGTTCCTTACATTTTTTAAAAATGGGTTTTTAAAATTTTGTTTTATCGTTTTGGCTCTCATTTTGTTGTAAAAATCATTTTCTCAAGTTTTGTTTTATTTTCTTAAAAAGATAGGAAGTCTTTGAAACCATTCTCCCCCTTTTTAATATCCAACTTAACCCCCCTATATTAAAGAAGCGCTTTTTTAAAAACTATCGCTGACTTATGCGTCAAGTTTTCTACTAACTAATACCAAAAACGCTAAAAAGGATTTTTCATCAAACCCCCCCCAAAAAAGGGAGTTCAAAAGAAAGGGTTTAAAAAAGAAAGGGTTTAAAAAAGAGAGTTCAAAACAAAGGCTTCAAAATTAAACCCCCCCCAAAAAAAGAAATGGTTCAAAAAAGAGGGTTTAAAAAAAACCCCCAAAAGAGAGAGTTCACAAAGGGTTTAACGCAAGCTTTTAATACGCAAACACATAATTCAAATACACGCTATACAATCTGCGGTATTGGAGTTGAGTGCCTAGCAAAGAATAGTAATTGGTGTTGATCGTGGGGATCTTCACGCCTAATTCCACGCCATGCTGAGCGGCATGATCGCTCGCTTTCTTTTTGTTTTTAGCGAGGTTCATCCTCAAGCCTAAATTGAATAAGAATTGGAAATTCGCCACATTCATTTTAGCGCTATAGAAATTATTGAAGGTCGCTAAATTCACATACTGGGAATTCAGCCATGAAGTGCCGGCTAACGCAATCCCGCCAAACACCCCAAAAGAAATCTTGCTGTTTTTGGTGGTTTTATCATTGATGAAGTTATAAAGGGCATCTGTCCCTACCCCATAAGTGAACACATCAGAGGCTGAATTGAAAAAACTGGATTTGATATAAGCATGGTTATAGTCAAAAAAGCCGTAATACCTTAATCCCCATCTTCTTTTTTCACCAAAAAATTGCTTATAGCCCACTTGCACGCCGATCCCATTCATCGCGCCGTTGTTGGTTTGAGAGCTGATTAATCCAACGCGCCTGAAAGGGTTATGCCCTAATTCTTGCGTGGCGCTTAGTAATTGCGAATAAGCGTTTTGGTTGACTTGATAAACGGTTTTTAAGCCCGCAGGGTTATTAGGGTTAGTGGATTGGCTTATCAAATTTTTAAGGAAGGGGGAATTGGGCGTGTTTGAAGCGGTCGTGGTGATGCTGTTATAAGTGCTGTTTAAAGTGCTAAGGCTGCCTCTAAAATCAAGTATGGTGCGCGCCAACAACTCAGATTGCTTGATTTGCTCGGCTTGAGTGCCAAAATGCGCAAGGCTGTTATCTAAAGCCGTTATCGTCTCTTCCACATACGCGCAACCAGCCCCCCAAGTGTTGGAAGTAACCCCTTCATTAGGTGTTGTCCCACCCCCATTGCGGCAAGCTGCCAAGTAGCTTGTAACGAAATGTGTAGGGATAGTGCTGAGATTGGTTTTGATTTGATCGGCTAGTTCAAGCATCTTGGCTTGGGCTTGCGCATGATTGAGCATGTTTTGAGCGAAAGCCCTATCAGAAGAAGTGTAAGGGTTGAAATCTTGCGGCGCGCTTTGATTGCTTTGCTGGTTAAGGCTTTGAGCTTGTGCGACGATTTCTTGGGCGTTTTTGATCATGCTAGTAACCGCGCTAAATTCAGTGGCAAAAACCTGACACACATTCCCTGTCGTATTTAAATCCCACGGCGCCCCTCCGTTTGAGTTAGCAGCGGTATTTACCCATGGGCAGTTTGTAGTGAGAACGCCTATCATTTTACTGGCTTCTTGTAAAAGGGTTTGAGCGTTATTGGTAATAGTAGTAGTAGTAGTAGTAGTAGTTTTCTCTTGTTGTCGCCCATTAGTTTGTGTTGTTATATTTATAGTTACTTGTTTTCCTGCACCATCCAAAACAGGAAATCCGCTATCTTGTTTTAAAGCCTGTTGGATAGCTTGATAAGCGTCGTTAAGCTTTTTCATGTTCTCAATACTTAAAGGGCCGCTAACCCCGTTATTATAACCGGTTAAATTGCAATTAATGGAACTTGAATTGTGTCCTGGTTGGCCCTCAAAAGTTACGCTTTGTTGGCCACTGTTACCAGGACCGCATTGGACATTATAAGCTATCACATTCCACAAGCCTACCGCCGCATTGAGCGCTAAAGAGACGGCTTGATACGCTGGGGAATTGTCTTTTTCACCGGTCAACCCTTGCGTGTTTGCTTTTAAATTATCGATCGCAGCGTTGATTTCTGAAGGGCTGCTCGCGTTTGTTACCGCCTGATTGAGGTTGTTAAAATTGTTTAAAAGGTTGCTCAAATTCTCATAAGTGTCTGAGAGTTTTTTCAATTCGCCGGTGTTTTTCACCATTTGAGCGGCTTCACCGATCTGATAGCCCGCGCTTATAAAAAAGCCGTTGTCTTCAGCGTTTAAAAGCGAAGCAGCGAGAGAGAGAGAGAGAGAGAGTAAAAGGGTTTTTCTCATAAATTTTCTCCTTGAAATCCTTGAAATTAAATTGAGTGATTGAAATTTCATACATTAAAAATGTATTTAAAGGATTGTAGCATAAAATCGTTTTTTTTTTTTTTGTCATTTGGAGAAAATTTAGAATTTTTGCGCTAATGGGGCGTTTTGTTGTTTCAAAAAAAAAAAAAAAAAAAAAAGGTTTTTTGGTATTTTTGAACCATTTTAAATGATTAAAAAGGGGTTAAAATTTGTTTTAATCAAAGATAGCGATAAAATGGGGGTTTGGTTACTTGGCAGGATCGCTTTAGATTTGGTTATAAAACTCTTAAGGGGGTATTTTAAATGGGATCGCTTTAGTTTTGGCTGTAAAACTCTTAAGGGGGTATTTTAAAATAACATTCCCACTAATAACGCTTAAGAAACCACCGCTAAAATCAAGCTTTTTCATTTTGTCTTAAAAGGGCATGCCCCCCCATTAGCCCTAAAAAGTTTAATGCTGTTTAAAAGGGCTATCCACGACTTTTTTCCTATCCACAATGTAGGGGATTAAAGCCATGTGGCGGGCTCTTTTGATCGCCACTTCCACCCTCTCTTGCCACTTTTTGCTATTGCCTGTCAACCTTCTTGGCATGATTTTATAGCGCTCTGATAGCGTGTGCTTGAGCATGTCTAAATCTTTATAGTCAATAAAGCTGATTTTAGCTTCAGTGTATTTGCAATAGCGTTTCGAATAGCGTTTTCTTTCCATAATGTCTCCTTAATTTTAACCCTTAAAAGGGGATTTCTTCTTCATCAATATTGATTTCAGGCACGCTGTTTTGATACTTGGACGGCTGTGCTTGTAAATTCTCTTTAGCGTGAGCGTTTTTTGCATAACTTTGGGCTTGGTTAAAAGGATCTTGGCTAGGAGCGTTATAATTAGCAGGATAAGCGTTGTTGAAATTCTCATGCATTACGCTATCTTGCATGGCGTTTGCTTGAGGATTGTCTGACTTTTTATCCATAAATTGCAACGAGTCCGCTGTGATAGTGTGGCGGGAATTTTTTTTGCCCGTTTGATCCATCCAACTCTCATAAGTCAAACGCCCTTCTATCAAAACGCTTGAACCCTTGCTCAAATACTGGTTAGCGATTTCAGCCGTTCGCCCAAACAAACGCGCATCTATAAAGCACACTTCTTCGCCTAGCGTGCCGTCTTGCTTTTTGAAACGCCTGCTTGTGGCTAAACCTATTGTAGCCGTAGCCGAACCGCTAGGCAAATATTTCAACTCCACATTCCTAGTCAAACGCCCTACCATAATCACTTTATTAAACATGATAAGCCCTTATTCGCTATGAGATCCTACGCTTTCTGCTTCCTCTACATGGTTAGAATGCGTGTGTTCGGTTTTTTCGTGTTTTTCTTTAGCGTGTGATGGCTTTTTATTAGCCCTATCCACTAACGCATGCCACGCTTCCACCTCTTTTTTGCTTTCGTATTTGATCACAATGAAACGCAACACATCTTCATTGATGCGATACAATCGTTCAAGCTCTAAAATCATGGACGGCTCTGCTTTGAAATACGCCACATAATAATAGCCTCTTTTGTGCTTTTTGATTTCATAAGCCAAATTACGCATGCCCATATCCAGGCTCGTTTCAATCACGCCGTGATGCTTAGTGATCACTTCTCTGTAAAATTCAATTTTGGATTTAATCTCTTCTTCTACTAAAGTAGGTTTGAGAATAAACATCGTTTCATAATGCCTCATCCATTCTCCTTGTGGTTGTATAGCCCTTTTTTTACTAAAAAAGAGCAAGGTCTAAAAAACTTTTGATTATACCTTGCTTTCGCTTGTTTTTGGATTAAATTGAGTTTTATTGGAATATTAAAGCTCAAAACTGGATCATTTTTCAAGGGTTGATGATTTTTTGAATGGGGGTCAAATACAAAAAACCCAATTCCTTTTGCCCTTGCATGCTTTGAATGTGCCATAACCTAAAAATTTCAAAAACCCTCTTATAGCCGGCTTCTTTCAAACGCAGGGCGTTTTTAGCGTAATTTTCTACAATCTCTTTAGGAGGAGCGTAGCCTAAAACCTCTTTAGCATCCATTAAACCGGTCGTTTTAATGTGAGCGAAAAATAAAAAAAGCTGGTAAAAATAGCGCTCTAACCCCCTTAAAATATCCGCATCTTTTTTGCCCTCTTTTAACAAATAATCATAAATATCAAGCACGCTTTTTTTCAAAAAAAGCCCTAAAATGAGTTTTTGTAAATCCATATCCCCCGCATTGGAGCTTAATTCTTGAATGTCTTCTAAAGTGATGGGCGCGTTTAATATCGCTAGCTTGTCTAAATCGTTAAACGAAACGCTTAAATCTTCGTTATTGGTTTCAAAAAGAGCGTTTAAAAGATGGCTGCTGATGTCTAAATGCAAAAAATTCGCCCTTTCTTGTAAGAATTTCAAACTCTCCCACGCTTTAGGGATAAAAAAGCGTGCATGGATTGCTTCATCTTTCAAGGGGCTTTTTTGGAAAAATTTAACGATAGTATCGCTGCTGTATTTGTATTTGGTGGTGTCGCTTTTAGAATTATAAAGCCCTATGATAAGCCTGTTATGGCTAGGCCGCTCTAGGGCTTTTAAAAAAAGATTGATATCGTTTTCTTTAAATTTCTTATGCAGCACAAAATCCAGTTTTAAAATGACTAAACTGCTCCCTCCAAATAAAGAATCCTGCTCTAAAAGGGTCGCAATCTGGCTTTTTTCATAATCGCTCGCATAAAAAAGCGAGGTTTCTGTGTCAGGGTTATCGCATTTAAAAAGCGTGCTAATCGTTTGAATATAATAATGGATAAAAAAATCAAACTCCCCATACAAAAACACCGCTTTAGGGAGGCGTTGTTTTAAATAATGGTCTAAATCTTTACGATACATGCTCTTTAATCCTTTCTGTGATTTCGCCTCTAACTTGCCCTAAAATCAAATCCGCATGCGTGATTTTAACGCGCACCTTTTCTAACGGATTAAAAACCTTGTTCGTTTTGATCAAAACTTTAAGCCCTACCCACTCTTTTAGCTCCACCACCACCCAATCTTTAACCTCTAAAACCACGCCCAAAAACTCTTTTTCTAAAAACTCTAAAGCCAAGCGGGCGAATTTGCGCTTGATGAAATCCCTTTCAATCAAAGCGGCCTTTTTTTGTAAAGCGTTCAATTCAGAGCATAATTCAGGCGTTTCTTCTAACAAATACGAGCAGCCTTTAGCTTGATGGAATAATAATTCTTTTAAAAGCCTGTGTAAGGCTAGATCGCTGTATCGTCTAATGGGCGAAGTGAAATGCGTATAGCTAGCAAACCCCAAACCAAAATGGCTTTCTTGCATGGGGCTATAAAGGGCTAAATTTTGAGACTTGATGATTAAGCGTGAAACTTCTCTTTCTATACTCTTTTCTTTGGCTATCTTTAAGGCATGCTCTAAAAAAGGAAAAAAACCCATGTTTTTAGGGCGCACAATCTCATAATCAAAAAGCTTGTCGTAGAGGCGTTTTTGCTGCTCCAAACTTGGCTCTTTATGGGTGCGGTATATCCCTTTATTGTGAAAATGCTCATCTAATAACCTAGCACTAGACTGGTTGGCTAAGAGCATGGCTTCTTCTATAAGGGTGTGCGCATCGCTTTCTTTTTCTGTTTCAATTTTTTCTATACGCCCTTCTTTATTCAAATACAGCTTGTTTTCAAAGGAATTGAAATTAAACCCCTTTTTTAAACGCTCCTTTTTTAACTTTAAAGCCACCTCTAAAAACTCTAAAAGGCTTTGTTGCAAATCTTTATCTAAAGAGCTTTGATTAGCGTTTAAAAAATGATTGATTTCTTCATAAGTGCAATTAGCCCTAACTTCAATGACGCCTTGAAACAATCGGGCGTTTTTCAAATTATCTAAAGGGATTTCATACACTAAAGCCAGGCGTTTTTCAAACGCTTTTAGCGAGCATGCCCCTTGAGACAAACTCAAAGGCAGCATGGGATAGACGCTGTTAGGGAAATACACGCTAAAGCCCCTAATTCTAGCTTCTTTATCCAAACTGGAATATTTCGGCACAAATTCGCTCACATCAGCAACCGCCACAAACAAAACCCTTTTTTCTTGATCATAAAAAATCGCATCGTCAAAATCTTTAGCGTCTTTGGGGTCAATGGTGATAAAAGGGATGCGAGAATAATTGATCCTGTCTTTAAAATCGCTCGCTTTGAGTTGCGCGTAATATTGGGCTAAATTTAGGCAATCTTTTGAAAAATCCTTAATCCTGTCAAAAAGGCTTAAAGAAAGGTTTTCATCTATTAAAGGATCTTCTAAAGCCCCTAAAATTTCGCTGATTTCACGCTTTTTAAGATCGATCTTTACCACGCAATGCCTAGGCAATGCTAATAAGGATCTTTGGCTGTGCTTTAAAAGAATAGGCTTTTTAAAAGCCTCTTTAAAAGGGATAGCCACAATCTGGTTTTTTTCTTTAGCCAAGTAAGCTATCATCGTGTCTTGCGCATCAAAAAGTGCGGCTTTAAAAAAGGCTATGGGGCGTTTTTTAGAACATTCTATTTGGCATAAAATCAAAGCGTCTGTTTTAAAAGATGGGGGTAAGTTTTTGATTAAAGGGTCTTTAGGGTAATTTTTCGCTAAAGAAATGAAAAACGCCTTATTTTCTGCCCGCTCAATCCTGCCTATATCAAAGCCTTCTTTTAAAAAATAGCGATCCTTGTTTGATTGAAGCGCTTCTTTTAAAACGCCCTTTTCTACTAGGGGAGCGAATCGTTTAGGGATCTTTTTAACCCCAAAAAACAGGCTTCTTAAAAACCCTTGCATCAAAAAACACTTCGCATGACTTCAAACGCTTTTGAATAAGGGATTTGAGAAGCGCTGAATTTTTCAAAACTTAAAGCAGCTTGATAGATAAGCATGTCTTTCCCATCTTGAAAAGGGGTTTCTAACTCTTTAGCCAGAGACAAAAAAGGCGTTAAAAACCCATACGCTAAATCATAAGCGAGCTGGCCCTCTTTAAAATACCCTTTCAAAACCTCTTTATTCAAAGGCAATTCGTTATTTAAACTCGCTGAAGTAGCGTTAATGATCAAATCAAAAGCGCTTTTAGGAGGCTCCATAAAACAATCACAGCCCAGGCGTTGGAAAAAATCCAATCCCCTAGAAGAGCGGTTTAACACGCTCACCTTTAAGCCTTGTTTTTTCAATTCGCACGCTAGAGCTTTAGCGCTCCCCCCAGCGCCTAAAATCAAAGCGTTTTGATAGTTTTTTTGCTTTAAAGAAAGATAAAACCCTAAAGCGTCGGTATTGTAACCCACAAGCTCATCATTTTCCAAAACAAGCGTATTGACTGCTCCGCATTCAAGCGCGATACCTTTGATCTTATCGCAAATTTGAAACGCCCTTTCTTTAAAGGGTAAGGTTACATTAGCCCCACTCAATCCTAAATGCAAAAACTCGTTTTTGATACGGCTTTCTAAAGGGAGTAATATGGGGTGGTAATGCCCCAAAAACCCTAATTCTTTTTGAAAAGTCAAAAAACAAGCGTTATGGATTAAGGGCGATTTGGAATGTTTAATGGGATTTCCAAAAACCCCAAAAGATTTTAATTTCATTATTCTTTCATTCAGCCTTTTTTAAAAGTTTTAAAAACACATAGCCCTTTGTTTCGTGAGAAAATTCAATTTCAGCCCAATCGTTTTGGATTTCTAAAACCTTCACGCTTTTATTTTTTAAAAGCAATCCCAAGATTTTACCTTTTGTGCTAGGAAAAGCACGCACATTCACGCCACTGACTGCGACTTTATACTCTAAAGGTTTTTTTCCCATTAAGGGGGTTGTGGGGGTTTTTTGATTCTTTTGAACGGGCGGGACGCTGTTTTGTTTAGACTCATTTTCTTTTTCTTGCTCTTGTTTAATTTCTTGTTTTTGCACGGCTGTGTCTAAAGGTGGCGCTGTGTCTTTGGTGGGGCTTTCTTCTGTGGCAGTTGTGGTCGTGTTGGCTTCTTGTTTGGGCGAAAGCACGCTGTTTTGACGCTCTATCTCGGTTTTTTCTAAATTCTGATTTATTTGAACGCTGTCTTTTTCCCCATAAAAACCAAGCACAATATGCACTAAAGCATACAACAACATGAACGCTAAAACCACTAATGATGGCCGCATAAAAAGTTTTAAAGAAGATTTCAT
The window above is part of the Helicobacter pylori genome. Proteins encoded here:
- a CDS encoding SH3 domain-containing protein, with the protein product MKTEMKSSLKLFMRPSLVVLAFMLLYALVHIVLGFYGEKDSVQINQNLEKTEIERQNSVLSPKQEANTTTTATEESPTKDTAPPLDTAVQKQEIKQEQEKENESKQNSVPPVQKNQKTPTTPLMGKKPLEYKVAVSGVNVRAFPSTKGKILGLLLKNKSVKVLEIQNDWAEIEFSHETKGYVFLKLLKKAE
- a CDS encoding shikimate dehydrogenase → MKLKSFGVFGNPIKHSKSPLIHNACFLTFQKELGFLGHYHPILLPLESRIKNEFLHLGLSGANVTLPFKERAFQICDKIKGIALECGAVNTLVLENDELVGYNTDALGFYLSLKQKNYQNALILGAGGSAKALACELKKQGLKVSVLNRSSRGLDFFQRLGCDCFMEPPKSAFDLIINATSASLNNELPLNKEVLKGYFKEGQLAYDLAYGFLTPFLSLAKELETPFQDGKDMLIYQAALSFEKFSASQIPYSKAFEVMRSVF